The DNA sequence CTCGTTTCCGCGTTTGGCGCGGGCCTCGACCACATCGACATCGACGCGTGTACTGACCACGGCGTCGCGGTCGTAAACGCACCCCAGCCAGTTAGGAACGCGGTCGCCCAATCGACCCTTGGCATGCTGATTGCCTGTGCGAGTCGGTCGGTGCCGTTCAACAACCACATCAGAGAACGTGGATTCGACGGGCGTATCGAGCGCATGGGCAACACCCTGTACGAAAAAACGCTCGGGACAATCGGCCTCGGCATGATCGGGTCGAAAGTCGTCGAATTGGTCGAACCGTTCGACGTAGAAATCATCACCTACGACCCGTACCTGCCAGAAGAGCGAGCGGCAGAACTCGGCGTCAGGCTGGTGAGTCTCGATGAACTGCTCGTGGAGGCGGATTTCGTCTCGCTGCACTGCCCGCTAACGCCTGAAACCCGGGGAATGCTCGGAACCGAGCAGTTCGAGCAAATGAAAGAAAGTGCCTATCTGGTGAACACCACCCGCGGGGGCATTTACGACGACGCGGAACTCGCGGCAGCGCTCGAGGCTGGCGAGTTGGCAGGTGCGGCTATCGACGTGTTCGAAGGCGAGCCACACGTCGACGGCAACCCGCTGTTGGAACTCGACGATTGCTTCCTGACCCCACACATCTCCGGTGTCCTCATCGAGACGATGACCGAACAGGGCGTCATCGTGAGCGAAGCCGTGCTCAGCCGGTTCACAGACGAGATTCCCCGAAATCTGGTCAATCCAGAGGTGTACGACGAACCCGTCGATTCGTCGCTGCTCTCGCCGTCGCACCGCTAAGAAGAGAAAACGGGCTCAGTTCATGTGGTCAGAGTCGTAGAAGGGATGTTTCACATCGCGGTCGATTTTGCAGTCGAGGACGACCGGCCCGCTTGGTCGGTCTGTGATGATGTCACCAATCGCATCGAGGTCGCCAACAGATGAAACGCTGTAGGCGTCGGCTCCAAAGTCACGAGCGAGGGCCGCCAAGTCAGGCGTCTTTGCGACGGCGGACTCGGGTGAGAGACCGCGGTTTTTGAGCTGTTGGTACTCAGAGCCGAGCGCGTCGTCGTTCATGATGACGATGATAGTCGAGATGTCCTGTTGAACCGCTGTGTCGAGCGCTTGAAGCGACATCATGAATCCGGCATCGCCGACGAACGTCACCGTCGTCCGGTCGTCGACGCGCCACGCGGCGCCGATGCCCATCGGGAATCCGACGCCGATGGCTCCGAAGTCGAGTGTCCACATGTAGTCATCCGGGTGACGAATCGTGATGCCGTCGATGACCCAGTTCATGAAGTGCCCGGCGTCGGTCACGACGAGGCGGTCCTCGGGCAGTCTTCCATCGAGTTCCGTGATGAGTTCGCGCGGGTCCATCCGACCGGAGGTGTCGGCGTACGTCACGTCGCCCCACGGCGTCGCGGTTGCGATGCGGCGCTTCGTCGATTCGGTCCAAAATTTCTCCGAGAAGTCGATGTCGAGTGTCTCCAACTCGGCCGTGAGCCGTTCGACGGTCGTCCGAACGTCGCCGACGATAGCGAGCGAAACCGGCGTGTAGCGTTCGAGGTGTGCTGGGTCGTCGTTCACGTGAACGATGGTGGCTTCGTCCACGAGGCGACCCACGTCTGTGGTGTGGTTGTTGAGGCTACAGCCGAGCGCGAGGATGAAGTCGCTCTGGCCGATGACTTCGTTTGCGAGGGGTGACCCGAACGTGCCGGGAAAGCCAACGGCGTAGGGATGATCTCCAAAATAGCCCCGCGCTTGTAAGGTCGTGGCGAGGAGCGCGCCTGTGCGCGATGCAAACGCCTCGATTGCGGCTATCGCGTCTGACTGAACCGCCCCTTCACCTGCGAGAATGAGAGGCGGGAGCGTCGCATCCGAATCTAGATAGCGCTCGATAGCGGCGTCGATTTGTTTGGCCAATGGCTCGGCTCTCGCGGCATTCGGGGCTACTGCGTCGGTGCCGAAACGTTCGTGTTCCCAGTCAATCGAAAGGTCAGCCTCTGCGTCCATGAGGTTCCAGGGCACTTGGACCACGATAGGGCCCTTGTTTCGTCGAAGCCGCCGAAATACGTCGCGCATTGTCGGGAGAAATGCTTCTTCGCTGCGGATGGAGACGGCGTCTTCGGTGAGCGTGCTGAGGAACGTTTCCTGCTCGAAATACTTGAGACCGCCAAGGGTCGTCGTCGGCGTCTCGCCCGTGATGACAAGCAGCTTCGATCCGTTGACCATGGCGGTTCCGAGCGCGGTGCCAGTCTGGGCGATGGCTGGGCCGCGGCCGACCACGCAGACGCCAATATCGCTCCCGCTCCGCGCGTAGCCGTCGGCCATCGACATAGCCAGTTGCTCGTGTCTCGCATCGACCACGCGGATATCGTCGGACCAGTCGGTTTTGAGTGTCGCTGTAATGCCCATGACGTCCTCCGCCATGAGGGTGAAAATCGTGTCGACATCCTCCTCGATGAGGTATCTGATGATGAGGTCGGAGAACTTCATGATGTGTTCCGTGTCACCACTGCACAGCCAGCGATATTGTAGTTTTGGGATTAGAACGAATCCAACTCCAAACCGGCCAGACAGGCAACCTGAGCGCAAACGTATATGGGAGAGGTGTGCGAACCGTTAGGTAGACGATTGGCATGAGTGGCAAACACGAGTTATTTCAGTACCCTGCGCCGGATGACCCGCCCGATGCGGTGCGCGTGCTTGACGAGAACGGCAACGTGGTCGCAGACGAGTTGCTTCCAAACCTGACCGACGAGGAGTTTCGGAAACTGTACGCCGATATGCGGCTCACGCGCCGCACCGACCGGCGCGGCGTGAGTTTACAGCGGCAGGGCCGCTCTGGCACGCTCGCGTCCTGCTACGGCCAAGAGGCCCACGTCGCAACCGCCCACGCCCTTGCCGAAACCGACTGGCTCATTCCGTGTTACCGCGAGTTCGGCACGATGCTCGCCCGCGGTATCGATCCGAAGTACCTGTTTCTCCATTGGATGGGAAAAGAGCCGGGTGACCACATCCCGGCGGAGTACAACACCGTCGCGCCACCGACGCCCATCGCCACCCAAATTCCGCACGCGACCGGCATGGCGATGGCCGCCCAACTGCTCGGCTGGGAGGACACGGCGTTCCTGTGTCACTTCGGCGACGGAGCCACATCGGAAGGCGATTTTCACGAAGGCCTCAATTTCGCGGGGGCGTTCGACACGCCGAGCGTTTTCGTGTGCAACAACAATCAGTACGCCATCTCGGTTCCATTCTCCCGGCAGACCGGGAGCGCAACGGTCGCACAGAAGGCAATCGCCTACGGATTCGACGGCGTCTACGTCGATGGAATGGACCCACTCGCCGTCTACACGGTAACGGAGGAGGCCGTGCGACGAGCGAAGTCGCCGCGAGAAGGCGAGAGCAGACAAACGCTTATCGAGCTGCTCCTCTACCGGCTTGGCGGGCACAGCACCTCAGACGACCCGACGAAGTACCGAAGCGCCGCCGAAGTCGAACAGTGGGAGCAAAAAGACCCGATACGTAGATTGGAGGTGTTTTTGCGCGAGACGGGACGGCTCGATGACGAGGCCATCGAGAGCATTGAGAATGCGAACGAAGCACTCGTCGACGATGCCGTCGTGGCCGCAGAAGCCCTCCACCAGGAACCCGAGTCGATGTTCGAACACGTTTTCCACGAGTTGACGCCGGAGTTGCGCCGACAGGCAGACGAGTTGGCTGCCCTCCGCGAGCAGTACGGCGACGAGGCGTTCGACGTGGGGTGGCGGTTCTGATGGCGGGTGAGACAGACCGACTCACGCTCGTCGAAGCGGTGAACAGCGCCCTGCACAACGAGATGGCCCGCGATGAGCATGTCGTCGTCATGGGCGAAGACGTGGGCGTAAACGAAGGCGTGTTCCGCGCCACTGCGGGATTGTACGACGAGTTCGGTGAGCAGCGCGTCATCGACACGCCGCTCGCTGAGAGCGGGATTGTCGGGACGGCAATTGGCATGAGCTTCCTCGGGATTCGCCCGGTTGCAGAAATCCAGTTCATGGGCTTTCTCTACCCCGCACTCGACCAATTGTTCAGCCATGCCGCGCGCTTTCGGTCGCGCACTCGCGGGCGCTTCGTCCCCGAGATCGTCATTAGAGCGCCCTACGGCGGGGGCATCCACTCGCCAGAAAGCCATTCAGAATCGACCGAAGCCTTGCTCACCCACTACCCCGGGGTGAAAGTGGTCGTTCCGAGCACGCCCGCGGACGCGAAGGGACTGCTCATCGCTTCTATCCGCGAACCCGACCCGGTGGTGTTCTTAGAGCCAAAGAAAATCTATCGCTCGTTCCGCGAAGCGGTGCCCACTGAACCCTACGAGATTCCACTCGGCGAGGCATCGGTTCGCCGCGACGGGACGGACGTGTCCGTGTTCACGTGGGGAGCAATGACCCGGCCAACGCTCGAAGCGGCGAGACAACTGGAAGGAGAGGTAGATGTCGAAGTGGTTGACCTGCGGACGCTCTCGCCGCTCGACCGAGTCACACTCATCACCTCAGCCGAGAAAACCGGCAGAGTCGTGGTGGTTCACGAAGCCCACCGAACCGGCGGCCTCGCCGGAGAGATTGCCACGACGATTCAGGAACACTCGTTTCTCTACCTCGAAGCCCCGGTCAAACGGGTGACTGGGTGGGACGTCCCCTACCCGTTCCCCGAACTCGAAAAGTACTACATGGTGAACGTGGCGCGAATCATCGACGGTATCAAAGAGGTCGTCGCGTTCCCATGACGGCCCACGAGTTTCGCTTCCCCGACGTCGGAGAGGGCGTCGCAGAGGGCGAACTGCTCAACTGGTATGTCAATGCAGGAGATGGAGTGGAAGAAGACCAAGTTATCGCAGAGGTCGAGACCGACAAGGCCGTCGTCGAGATTCCTGCACCCGTCGATGGGACGGTTACGGAGTTGCGATTCGAAGAAGGGAGTGTCATCCCCGTCGGCGCGGTGTTTGTCGTATTCGAGGTAGCTGACGAAGATGGGAAGCAAATCGCGGTGTCGGACTCCACGACAGAGCCCGAGAAAAGTGAAACGAATGAGCCAGAACCGACAGCCCGCGAATTGGCAACTCGCGAGCACTCAGCACAGGAGCAAAAAACGACTTCCAAAGACGGAAAACGACAGCGAACGCTCGCCCAGCCCACCGCGCGCCGTATCGCCCACGAGATGGGTATCGACATCAACGACGTGCCACGGGTCGAAACGCGACAGGGTGAAGCGTTCGTCACGAAAGACGCCGTCCGCGCGTTCGCGTCGAGGTCTGAAAAAGTCGAAGGTGAACAATCGAGCGACGAGCGCGTGCCATACCGGGGCGTTCGTCGCTCCATCGGCCGCCAGATGGTGCGCTCTGCGTTCACGATTCCCCACGTCACGACCGTCGAAGAGGTTGACGTGACGGAGTTAGTCGAACTCCGGGCCTCGTTGCGTGACGCCGCGGCCGAGCGCGGTGTGAACCTGACCTACCTGCCATTCGTCATCATGGCGGTCGGAAATGCTCTCAAACAGTTCCCGTATCTAAACGCAACCCTCGACGAGGAGGCAGAAGAGATCGTTTTGAAAAAGGCGTACAACATCGGGATTGCGACCGAAGCAGAAGACGGCCTGCTGGTTCCGGTGCTGAAAGACGTAGACCAAAAGAGCTTGGTACAGATTGCGGCGGGTGTCGAAGACGTCGTAGAGCGCGCACGCACCCGGAAAATCAGCCGCGAGGAGATGCAAGGTGGAACGTTCACCATCACGAACATCGGGCCGTACGGCAGCCAGCACGGCACGCCAATTATCAACTACCCGGAGGTTGCGATTCTCGCCATCGCCCAGATTACGCAAAAACCCCGCGTGGTCGAGGGAGACATCGTCCCTCGCCATGTTGTCAATCTCTCGCTGTCTATCGACCACCGCGTGATCGACGGCGCGATGGCCTCTCGATTTTTTAACGCCGTCAAACACGCTCTGGAGTCGCCGGAACGGTTCTTGCTTGAGTGAGCGTTACTCTATCCCTTCTAAATCTCTGAGCGTCGTCCGACGCACTTTGCCTGTGACGGTGAGTGGGAGTGCCTCGACAAACTCGATTTCACGCGGATACTCGTGTTTGGCGAGGCGGTCTTTGGTGTACGCCTGGAGTTCTTCTTTCAACGCCTCTGAGGGTTTGTAGCCCGGCCCGAGTTCGACGAACGCCTTCGGAATCGTCCCGCGCTTTTCGTCGGGGATGCCGATGACGCCGACGTTCACGACGGCGTCGTGGGAGGCAATCGCGTTCTCCAGTTCATCCGGGCCGATGCGGTGGCCCGCGGAGATGATGACGTCGTCTTTGCGCCCGACGAAGTAGTAGTAGCCGTCCGCATCGCGCGTCGCCGTGTCGCTCGTGTAGTGCCAGCCGTTCTTGCGAACCGCCGCCGTTTTCTCTGGTTTGTTCCAGTAGCCTTTGAAGCAAATGGGGTCGTTCTCGTATTTGATGGCGATTTCTCCAACCTCGTCGACGCCGACGGTTGGTTCGCCCGTGTCGGGGTCCATCAGCGCGACTTCGCCGCGGCCGAGGCCGGGTTTGCCCATCGACTCCTCACGGCGGGCGAACAGCTTCTGCATCTCTTGGACGATGTACATCAACTCCGTTTGGCCGTACACTTCTTGCACGACCGCCCCGTCGAAAACGTTCTCCGCCCACTCGCTCACATCGGGGCCGAGCGATTCGCCGCCCGAGGCAATGCTTCGGATGGTCGTCAGGTCGTAGTCCGCGGCCGCGTCCGTCTCGTGCATCATCATGCGAATCGCGGTGGGCGGGAGGAACGTCGCAGAGATACCGTAGCGCTCAATGAGTTCGAAGGTTTCGATGGGGTCGAAGCCCCCGTCACGATAGTAGGCGAGAAGTGGGCGGCCGTGATAGAGCGTCGGAGCCATCGTCACGAACAGCCCCGCAATCCACGCCCAGTCGGCAGGCGTCCAGAACACGTCTGATTCAGTGACGTCGAAATTACAGAGGCCAACGAGGTAGTTCGGGAGCGACCCGAGCAGGAAGCGATGGGCGTGGACGACGCCTTTCGGGTCGCCGGTCGTCCCGCTCGTATAGAGAATCGTAGCACTCTCGTCTGCGTCGGTTTCGACGGTTTCGAACTCGTGAGACGCCGTCTCTTGGACGTCCCAAAAATCGTGTTCGTCGGCTTCACGGTCGTCCTCACCAACCGTGAGAATCGTGCCGAGTGCGTCGAGCTGTGACTTCACCTCTCGCAACGACGCGATACACTCGCTATCGACAAAGCAGGCTTTCGCCCCGCTGTCGGCCAACCGATATTCGAGGGCGTCGGGGCCAAACAGCGGACTCAGCGGAACCGAAATCGCGCCGAGCTTCCAGCAGGCGAGATGCGCCATTGCCGTCTCCGGTTTCTGCGGGAGATAGACGCCGACGCGGTCGCCGCGTTCGATGCCCTGGTCGCGCAAATAGTTCGCCAGTCGATTCGTTATCTTCTGGAGTTGCCAGTAGGTGTACGTGCGAGCCGATTGGGTCGTGCCGTCGCCAAAAATCGCCACGCTCCCCGTGTCGGCCGCCCAGCGGTCAACGAGGTAGGTGGCGAGATTGAACGTGTCGGGGATTTCGTGGGAAAAGGCATCCACGAGCTGGT is a window from the Haladaptatus sp. ZSTT2 genome containing:
- a CDS encoding NAD(P)-dependent oxidoreductase, with protein sequence MSQFTVYVSNDLRVPSRGYDMGLGTLYENDDIEVTFLEAQGNDAIDPANVADADALIAIQQQVTEETIRELPELKLVSAFGAGLDHIDIDACTDHGVAVVNAPQPVRNAVAQSTLGMLIACASRSVPFNNHIRERGFDGRIERMGNTLYEKTLGTIGLGMIGSKVVELVEPFDVEIITYDPYLPEERAAELGVRLVSLDELLVEADFVSLHCPLTPETRGMLGTEQFEQMKESAYLVNTTRGGIYDDAELAAALEAGELAGAAIDVFEGEPHVDGNPLLELDDCFLTPHISGVLIETMTEQGVIVSEAVLSRFTDEIPRNLVNPEVYDEPVDSSLLSPSHR
- a CDS encoding thiamine pyrophosphate-binding protein gives rise to the protein MKFSDLIIRYLIEEDVDTIFTLMAEDVMGITATLKTDWSDDIRVVDARHEQLAMSMADGYARSGSDIGVCVVGRGPAIAQTGTALGTAMVNGSKLLVITGETPTTTLGGLKYFEQETFLSTLTEDAVSIRSEEAFLPTMRDVFRRLRRNKGPIVVQVPWNLMDAEADLSIDWEHERFGTDAVAPNAARAEPLAKQIDAAIERYLDSDATLPPLILAGEGAVQSDAIAAIEAFASRTGALLATTLQARGYFGDHPYAVGFPGTFGSPLANEVIGQSDFILALGCSLNNHTTDVGRLVDEATIVHVNDDPAHLERYTPVSLAIVGDVRTTVERLTAELETLDIDFSEKFWTESTKRRIATATPWGDVTYADTSGRMDPRELITELDGRLPEDRLVVTDAGHFMNWVIDGITIRHPDDYMWTLDFGAIGVGFPMGIGAAWRVDDRTTVTFVGDAGFMMSLQALDTAVQQDISTIIVIMNDDALGSEYQQLKNRGLSPESAVAKTPDLAALARDFGADAYSVSSVGDLDAIGDIITDRPSGPVVLDCKIDRDVKHPFYDSDHMN
- a CDS encoding thiamine pyrophosphate-dependent dehydrogenase E1 component subunit alpha, with translation MSGKHELFQYPAPDDPPDAVRVLDENGNVVADELLPNLTDEEFRKLYADMRLTRRTDRRGVSLQRQGRSGTLASCYGQEAHVATAHALAETDWLIPCYREFGTMLARGIDPKYLFLHWMGKEPGDHIPAEYNTVAPPTPIATQIPHATGMAMAAQLLGWEDTAFLCHFGDGATSEGDFHEGLNFAGAFDTPSVFVCNNNQYAISVPFSRQTGSATVAQKAIAYGFDGVYVDGMDPLAVYTVTEEAVRRAKSPREGESRQTLIELLLYRLGGHSTSDDPTKYRSAAEVEQWEQKDPIRRLEVFLRETGRLDDEAIESIENANEALVDDAVVAAEALHQEPESMFEHVFHELTPELRRQADELAALREQYGDEAFDVGWRF
- a CDS encoding alpha-ketoacid dehydrogenase subunit beta, with the protein product MAGETDRLTLVEAVNSALHNEMARDEHVVVMGEDVGVNEGVFRATAGLYDEFGEQRVIDTPLAESGIVGTAIGMSFLGIRPVAEIQFMGFLYPALDQLFSHAARFRSRTRGRFVPEIVIRAPYGGGIHSPESHSESTEALLTHYPGVKVVVPSTPADAKGLLIASIREPDPVVFLEPKKIYRSFREAVPTEPYEIPLGEASVRRDGTDVSVFTWGAMTRPTLEAARQLEGEVDVEVVDLRTLSPLDRVTLITSAEKTGRVVVVHEAHRTGGLAGEIATTIQEHSFLYLEAPVKRVTGWDVPYPFPELEKYYMVNVARIIDGIKEVVAFP
- a CDS encoding dihydrolipoamide acetyltransferase family protein is translated as MTAHEFRFPDVGEGVAEGELLNWYVNAGDGVEEDQVIAEVETDKAVVEIPAPVDGTVTELRFEEGSVIPVGAVFVVFEVADEDGKQIAVSDSTTEPEKSETNEPEPTARELATREHSAQEQKTTSKDGKRQRTLAQPTARRIAHEMGIDINDVPRVETRQGEAFVTKDAVRAFASRSEKVEGEQSSDERVPYRGVRRSIGRQMVRSAFTIPHVTTVEEVDVTELVELRASLRDAAAERGVNLTYLPFVIMAVGNALKQFPYLNATLDEEAEEIVLKKAYNIGIATEAEDGLLVPVLKDVDQKSLVQIAAGVEDVVERARTRKISREEMQGGTFTITNIGPYGSQHGTPIINYPEVAILAIAQITQKPRVVEGDIVPRHVVNLSLSIDHRVIDGAMASRFFNAVKHALESPERFLLE
- a CDS encoding acyl-CoA synthetase; this encodes MTDVPTIPDIGAYTFYKQEWESYDQLVDAFSHEIPDTFNLATYLVDRWAADTGSVAIFGDGTTQSARTYTYWQLQKITNRLANYLRDQGIERGDRVGVYLPQKPETAMAHLACWKLGAISVPLSPLFGPDALEYRLADSGAKACFVDSECIASLREVKSQLDALGTILTVGEDDREADEHDFWDVQETASHEFETVETDADESATILYTSGTTGDPKGVVHAHRFLLGSLPNYLVGLCNFDVTESDVFWTPADWAWIAGLFVTMAPTLYHGRPLLAYYRDGGFDPIETFELIERYGISATFLPPTAIRMMMHETDAAADYDLTTIRSIASGGESLGPDVSEWAENVFDGAVVQEVYGQTELMYIVQEMQKLFARREESMGKPGLGRGEVALMDPDTGEPTVGVDEVGEIAIKYENDPICFKGYWNKPEKTAAVRKNGWHYTSDTATRDADGYYYFVGRKDDVIISAGHRIGPDELENAIASHDAVVNVGVIGIPDEKRGTIPKAFVELGPGYKPSEALKEELQAYTKDRLAKHEYPREIEFVEALPLTVTGKVRRTTLRDLEGIE